CTGCTTGGCGGCGGTGACAATCGCATACAGGTCGGGCGACAGTCGGCTGTGGAACAGCGTGAGGTTGCGAATGTAGTGCAGCACCTGTCGCAGATCGCGGGGAGAGATTTTGCGAGCTCGTTTGCCAAGTTCGTTGCGATAGCTCACGCGCGCATCGAGCAGCAGTTGCTTCACCCCATCGATCGAGAGATTCTCGTCGTCTTCGAGTTCGATCCGAGCCCGCTCGTAGAGACTGGTGATGTAGGGCAATTCGCCGAGCATGAACATCAGCGTGCGCGGCTCGATCTGCATCCGCTCGGTCGGGCCAACCTCTTCGTGCACAGCTGTCGATGGTTCGCTCGACAAAAAGGCTTCACGAATCCAGGGCCAGTCGAGCACCGAAACAACAAACAAGATTTTGCGATACTCGATCGAAAGCTCACGCAGTTCGGCAGCCATGTGCGCAATCCGCGCGATCTGCTGGGGATGAGTGGGGCGCTCGATGCTGGGCAAGACTGCAGCGGCAAATCGTTCGAGCGAAACCTTTTTGAGCGCGTAGGGGTCGGGGAGCACCGCCGTATGCGGAATGAATTCGTTGGTTTCGAGATCGATGAATTCGACCGGCAAGCGTTCGGATAATGCAAATCGAAGCGCGGCGATCACCGGCTGACAGGGATCGATCGGCACGTACGAAACGATCTCGTCGTCGACAGGTTCGCCGAGCGATTCCCCTTCGATTTCTTCTTCGGAATAGAGATATTCGTCGGCTTCAGCGCTCGATTCTTTCCACGTCGCGGTGGGGCGCTGAATCACCATCGTGGGATGCGGGAGCTGACGAATCGCCGAAAGCACATCGGCGCGAAACGACAAGGGAAGGGGGACCGCCACGCAGTCGAACGATTCTTCGAGCAGGAGTCGACGAACCGCCAACATCGAATCGCCACTTCCGTGCACAACCGGGGCACAGATCACGTGGGGACCAATTTTGAGGACTTCCGAAACGGTCATGGCGATCGCTCTTTTCAGGTAACGTTTGCTCGTCGTCGACAGGTTCGCAGTTCTGCGGCGCAACTTCAACTAGCGTCGAAAAAATTCCAGCAGCAACTCGTTCACTCGGTGCGGTTCTTCATGCTGAATCCAGTGGGTCGCTTCCTCGAAGAAATGCAGCGTTCCCTGATCGCAGCAATCGATGCTCGGCTGAGCCATTTCACGCGCGAGAAACTGATCGCGGCAACCCCACAGCATGAGGGTGGCTGGTGTGATTCGCGGCGGCATCGCGGTCTCTTGTCCATAGCGAAAAGCGGCGCGATACCAGTGCAGCATTGTGGTGTAGGCTCCGGGAATGCTCCACAGTTCGGCATAAGCAGCCAGCTCGGCGTCGGTGAAGGTCCCCGCGCGACTCGACTCTGTCAGGGCTTTGCGTAGCGGCGCGAACTGATGACGGCGAGCCATCAGTTCCGGAAGCCAGGGGAGCTGAAACACGAGCATGTACCAACTTTTGAAAAACTGACGCAGGCTGGTCCGTAGTACCTTGCGCATCACCAAAGGGTGCGGCACATTCAGGATCGCAAGTTTGGCAACGACGGCGGGGATCGTGGCGGCGAGGTACCAGGCGACCGCAGCTCCCCAGTCGTGCCCGACAACAATCGCTTGCGAGCGCCCCTGCTGATGAATCAGATCGGCCACATCGCCAGCCAGGTGATCGAGTCGATAGTCGCGCACGTGCGGTGGCTTGCTACTACCGGCATAGCCTCGCTGATTCGGCGCGACGACTCGAAAACCGGCTGCTGCCAGCGGAACGATTTGATGTCGCCAGCCGAGATAGCTTTCGGGAAAACCGTGGAGCAATACCACCAGCGGAGCAGTCGGATCGCCAGCTGAAGCGATCTCGAGTTCGGCGTTTCGCAGCTGAACTTTTGAAAACGAGATCCCGGCAGCTTCGAGCTCCGTTTGCAGGTTGGCCAGTGCGCGGGACATGCTTCAACTTCCAGCGCGGCAAAAAACTACTTGGGCTCGAACTGGGTGCATTCGAACTTGTCACCCACCGAGCGCAGTTTTTGCTCATCGGCTGGGGAGATGCTGCTCGCCTGATAACGCAAGTATTGCCAGCTCCAGGTGACTTCGATGGAAGCCAATTCGGCATCGATCATCAAAGAGCCGGGGAGTTCGTGATGCTTCGGGAACTCGACTTTCAAGGCATCGAGCATTTCTTTGATCGGCAGGTCGATCAGCCCTTCCACCTCTTCTCCCCAAATGAATTCCTGCGCGATCGCAGGAGGCTGTTTAGGAAAGGGGATGGGGGATTTCCACTGAAAAAGTTGGTAGGGCATGGCGAAATCGGCCTCAGGTGTTGGGGCTACGGTGAGCTATATTTCTACTCGCTATTGTAGCGAGCTTTAGGCCGACGGTTTCTTGCAGCGGAGAATCGAGCGTGGCAGGACTGATCATCAGCGTGTCGGGACTACGTGGCATCGTGGGGGAGACACTTACCGACGAAGTCGCGGCTCGATTTGCTCGCGCTTTTAGTGAATCCCTCCCAGCGGGGGCAGTGGTGGTGAGCCGCGACGGCCGCTCGCATGGGCCTGGACTAGCGCGGGCGATTCAGGCTTCCCTGGTCGCCTGTGGTCGCACGGTGATTGATGCGGGGATCGCCGCCACCCCGACACTCGGTGTGCTGGTGCGGCATCTCGCGGCGGCTGGTGGCCTGCAGATCTCGGCGAGCCATAACCCCCCCGAGTACAACGGCATCAAACTGTTTGGCACCGATGGTCGCGTGATCGGAGCCGAGGCAGGTGCTGCTGTGAAACAGCGGTACGAGACACTGACGAGCGAGACTGCTTCCGGCAGTGCCTCGCGTTCGTTCGGCGCAATTCGCGTGGCGAGCGACGTCCATGGACCGCATCTTGAAAAAGTGCTGGCGCAGGTGGATGTCGAGGCGATTCAGCAGCGAAAATTCAAGGTTTTGCTCGACAGCAACGCCGGCTCGGGAAGTTTGCTCGGCTCTCGGCTGCTCGAAACGTTGGGCTGCGAGGTGGTGATGCGTGGCGGCGCTGCGGACGGAGTGTTTTTGCATCCGCCAGAACCGACAGCCACCAATTTGAAAGGGATTGCTGCTGAGGTGGCAGGTCTCGGGGTCGACGTCGGTTTTTGTCAGGACCCCGATGCCGATCGCCTCGCGGTGATCGATGAGCAGGGGACCTATATCGGCGAAGAGTACACACTCGCCCTCTGCCTGGCTGATGTTCTGACGCGTCGCCGAGGTCCGGTGGTCATCAACTGCGCTACGAGTCGCATGAATGAAGACATCGCGACAAAGTTGGGGTGCAAACTCTTGCGCTCCAAAGTGGGCGAAGCCAATGTGTGTGATCTGATGATCGCCCAGCAGGCTGTGTTTGGTGGAGAGGGGAGTGGTGGTCCCATCGATCCGCAGGTCGGGTATGTGCGCGATAGTTTTGTTGGCATGGCGACCATTTTGTCGGCGATGGCAACGCGTCGTAAAACCGTCAGCCAACTCGTCGCGGAGATTCCTCGCTACGAGATTCACAAAACGCAGATGCAGCTCCCTGAGGGGACGCTTCAGAAGGCTCTTGATGCAGTGGCCAGGACTCTGAATGACGCCAAGCACGACTGGTCGGATGGATTGCGGATCGACTACGCCGATCGCTGGCTGATTGTGCGCGGCAGCAATACCGAACCGATGGTACGGCTGATTGCCGAGGCCAAAACGCTCGCCGCAGCGGTGGCACTGTGCGACGAGGGACGCGCAGCAATCGAAGCAGCGCTGGGAATGTAAGACGGCGGCACCGATCTAGTGGCTTGCAGCGGCTGAATCGCTCGCGCGAGGCTTAGGCCGCTTTGAGTTGGCGTGCCTTCTTGGCCCAGCCAATCCAGCGGATCACTTCTTCGCGATCGGGTGGCGCACTGCTCCGCAGGATCCGTTTCCCTTCACTCGATTCGATCAGTGGCTCGATCAGCTGAAGGACTTCGTCGGCTGGTAGTTCGGCGAGGTCTTCAGGGGTTTCAATGCCGCTGGCAACGAGAATTTGGGC
This window of the Pirellula staleyi DSM 6068 genome carries:
- a CDS encoding alpha/beta hydrolase translates to MSRALANLQTELEAAGISFSKVQLRNAELEIASAGDPTAPLVVLLHGFPESYLGWRHQIVPLAAAGFRVVAPNQRGYAGSSKPPHVRDYRLDHLAGDVADLIHQQGRSQAIVVGHDWGAAVAWYLAATIPAVVAKLAILNVPHPLVMRKVLRTSLRQFFKSWYMLVFQLPWLPELMARRHQFAPLRKALTESSRAGTFTDAELAAYAELWSIPGAYTTMLHWYRAAFRYGQETAMPPRITPATLMLWGCRDQFLAREMAQPSIDCCDQGTLHFFEEATHWIQHEEPHRVNELLLEFFRR
- the glmM gene encoding phosphoglucosamine mutase, which translates into the protein MAGLIISVSGLRGIVGETLTDEVAARFARAFSESLPAGAVVVSRDGRSHGPGLARAIQASLVACGRTVIDAGIAATPTLGVLVRHLAAAGGLQISASHNPPEYNGIKLFGTDGRVIGAEAGAAVKQRYETLTSETASGSASRSFGAIRVASDVHGPHLEKVLAQVDVEAIQQRKFKVLLDSNAGSGSLLGSRLLETLGCEVVMRGGAADGVFLHPPEPTATNLKGIAAEVAGLGVDVGFCQDPDADRLAVIDEQGTYIGEEYTLALCLADVLTRRRGPVVINCATSRMNEDIATKLGCKLLRSKVGEANVCDLMIAQQAVFGGEGSGGPIDPQVGYVRDSFVGMATILSAMATRRKTVSQLVAEIPRYEIHKTQMQLPEGTLQKALDAVARTLNDAKHDWSDGLRIDYADRWLIVRGSNTEPMVRLIAEAKTLAAAVALCDEGRAAIEAALGM